The following coding sequences are from one Candidatus Methylomirabilota bacterium window:
- a CDS encoding zf-HC2 domain-containing protein codes for MDCTAARPLLLDYQRGRLTGPLHGEVHAHLDGCAACAREELAERALTEALERRLPQHAAPAGLKRRLAASHLASARPTGTRPSPWRRAWIPALAAALLLVVVALPRLVELPGTGLGREDRVAAEAVNDHLRLLERGVSVASGGIHQVKPWFAGKLDFAPVVAFAGDAEFPLEGGAIEYFLDRKAAAFVYGRRLHHITLFVVRAEGLRWPAAPEAASRRGFNTLTWRQGELGYVLVSDVDAHDLAELGARVGAGGAPGRTQN; via the coding sequence ATGGACTGCACCGCCGCGCGCCCGCTGCTCCTCGACTATCAGCGCGGCCGGCTCACCGGCCCGCTCCACGGCGAGGTGCACGCCCATCTGGACGGCTGCGCGGCCTGTGCGCGAGAGGAGCTGGCCGAGCGCGCGCTGACCGAGGCGCTGGAACGCCGGCTCCCGCAGCACGCCGCGCCCGCCGGGCTCAAGCGCCGGCTGGCCGCATCGCATCTTGCGTCGGCGCGGCCGACGGGGACGCGCCCGAGCCCATGGCGCCGCGCCTGGATCCCCGCGCTCGCGGCGGCCCTGCTCCTCGTGGTGGTGGCCCTGCCGCGTCTGGTGGAGCTGCCCGGGACGGGGCTCGGGCGCGAGGACCGTGTGGCGGCCGAGGCGGTGAACGATCACCTGCGCCTCCTCGAGCGCGGCGTGTCGGTGGCGAGCGGCGGGATCCATCAGGTCAAGCCGTGGTTCGCGGGCAAGCTCGACTTCGCCCCGGTCGTCGCGTTCGCGGGCGACGCCGAGTTCCCGCTCGAGGGCGGCGCCATCGAGTACTTCCTCGACCGCAAGGCGGCCGCCTTCGTGTACGGGCGCCGCCTCCACCACATCACGCTCTTCGTGGTGCGCGCGGAGGGGCTTCGCTGGCCTGCCGCTCCCGAGGCCGCGAGCCGGCGCGGGTTCAACACGCTCACGTGGCGGCAGGGCGAGCTGGGCTACGTCCTCGTCTCCGACGTCGACGCCCACGACCTGGCCGAGCTGGGTGCCCGGGTGGGGGCGGGCGGGGCGCCCGGGCGCACTCAGAATTAG
- a CDS encoding sigma-70 family RNA polymerase sigma factor, with translation MGEGRTSGRAEIAAHALAYADTLYNLARYLTGGAADAEDLVQETYARAFGAADQYTPGTNLKAWLFRILRNAFLSQYRRQRGSPVVGTIDTVDPRMSEAPATEWLRDDLELDRLRKVVAGEIEQALLTLTEEGRTVILLDLEGLSEREIADVMACAVGTVKSRLSRARAALRQRLQDYAH, from the coding sequence ATGGGGGAAGGGCGAACGAGCGGGCGCGCGGAAATCGCTGCACATGCGCTCGCATACGCCGACACCCTCTACAACCTCGCCCGCTACCTCACCGGCGGCGCGGCGGACGCCGAGGACCTCGTGCAGGAGACCTATGCCCGCGCCTTCGGGGCGGCTGACCAGTACACGCCGGGCACGAACCTCAAGGCCTGGCTGTTCCGCATCCTCCGGAACGCGTTCCTGTCGCAGTACCGCCGCCAGCGCGGCAGCCCCGTGGTGGGCACGATCGACACCGTCGATCCCCGCATGTCGGAGGCGCCGGCGACGGAATGGCTGCGCGACGACCTCGAGCTCGACCGGCTGCGTAAGGTCGTGGCGGGCGAGATCGAGCAGGCCTTGCTGACCCTGACGGAGGAAGGCCGCACCGTGATCCTCCTCGACCTCGAGGGCCTCTCGGAGCGCGAGATCGCGGACGTGATGGCCTGCGCGGTGGGCACGGTGAAGTCGCGGCTCTCACGCGCCCGCGCGGCGCTGCGCCAGCGGCTCCAGGACTATGCGCACTAG
- a CDS encoding cytochrome D1 domain-containing protein, translating into MRIWLAGLTMWLAMVGTGLWLGATSGPAAAPAPAPKVYVGLFKDDAVAVIDPAQGRRVATIPVPKGPHGLVITPDGRKVYVSSDGASTVSVIDTATDRVARSIEVGPNPHGLAIARDGRTVLVSVYGANEEVAVDTVTDRITMRIPVARPHNAALSPDGRRAYVASQQEGAAALVTLDLAAGREIARLPLDKTPRAVDASPDGARVFFTVGGVDAVQVLDVTAGRVVAQIPVGASPHLAIFTPDGRRGVVVSQAPGELAILDPSHDAVSGTVKVGTQPHWSTVSTDGRTVFVSNEGSDDVSVIDVASGKVTATIAAGHAPRKIAVQPGAITAAAAGAAPRAGAKTVMIGNVAYADHGSRDVSGRREVHLEADDYYFKPTFLKGKPGQTVTLEVENESGTLHNLTVPELGIDRDLAPRSKMKLAVTFPASGVIAFHCKLHQALGMAGQLQTGSGS; encoded by the coding sequence ATGAGGATATGGCTGGCAGGTCTGACGATGTGGCTGGCGATGGTGGGCACCGGGCTCTGGCTCGGCGCGACGAGTGGGCCCGCGGCCGCGCCCGCGCCCGCGCCGAAGGTGTACGTCGGGCTCTTCAAGGACGACGCGGTCGCGGTGATCGATCCCGCGCAGGGACGCCGGGTGGCGACGATCCCGGTGCCCAAGGGGCCGCACGGCCTCGTGATCACGCCGGACGGCCGGAAGGTGTACGTGTCCAGCGACGGCGCCTCGACGGTCAGCGTGATCGACACCGCGACCGATCGGGTCGCGCGCAGCATCGAGGTCGGCCCGAATCCCCACGGGCTCGCCATCGCCCGCGACGGCCGCACGGTGCTCGTCTCCGTCTACGGCGCCAACGAGGAAGTGGCGGTAGACACCGTTACGGATCGGATCACCATGCGCATCCCGGTGGCCCGGCCGCACAACGCCGCGCTGAGCCCGGACGGCCGCCGCGCCTACGTGGCCTCCCAGCAGGAGGGCGCGGCCGCGTTGGTGACGCTTGACCTCGCCGCCGGCCGCGAGATCGCGCGGCTTCCCCTGGACAAGACCCCGCGCGCGGTCGACGCGAGTCCGGACGGCGCGCGCGTCTTCTTCACCGTCGGTGGCGTCGATGCCGTGCAGGTGCTGGACGTGACGGCGGGCCGCGTGGTCGCGCAGATCCCGGTGGGCGCCTCGCCTCATCTCGCCATCTTCACGCCTGACGGCCGGCGCGGCGTCGTGGTCAGCCAGGCGCCGGGGGAGCTCGCGATCCTCGACCCGAGCCACGACGCGGTGAGCGGCACCGTGAAGGTGGGGACCCAGCCGCACTGGTCGACCGTGAGCACGGATGGCCGCACCGTGTTCGTGTCCAACGAGGGATCCGACGACGTCTCCGTCATCGACGTCGCGAGCGGGAAGGTGACCGCGACCATCGCCGCCGGTCATGCGCCGCGCAAGATCGCGGTGCAGCCGGGCGCGATCACGGCCGCCGCGGCCGGCGCAGCGCCGCGCGCGGGCGCGAAGACCGTGATGATCGGCAACGTGGCCTACGCGGATCACGGCAGCCGCGACGTGTCGGGACGCCGCGAGGTGCATCTCGAGGCCGACGACTACTACTTCAAGCCGACGTTTCTCAAGGGGAAGCCCGGCCAGACGGTGACGCTCGAGGTGGAGAACGAGTCGGGCACGCTCCACAACCTGACCGTGCCGGAGCTGGGGATCGACCGTGACCTGGCGCCCCGGTCGAAGATGAAGCTCGCGGTGACGTTCCCCGCCTCGGGCGTGATCGCGTTCCACTGCAAGCTGCACCAGGCGCTCGGCATGGCCGGCCAGCTCCAGACCGGATCCGGGAGCTAG
- a CDS encoding HAD-IA family hydrolase encodes MSAPVCVFDLDHTLVDSPLDLRAVGREMEALIRARGVPLPTRELRWSGAELLAVVRREAPTLETEVMAIPVAHERRAMEAAVLIPHAVEAVAAMKALGYATAIWTNNDRVVADFVLARFGLLPHLDLVVTRDDVVQIKPDPDGLRVVRARWPDASRIVVIGDSWVDGAAAQAGGAPFIAYRADHAELARRGVTATASIWSLLDLPAALG; translated from the coding sequence GTGAGCGCGCCCGTCTGCGTCTTCGATCTCGATCACACGCTCGTGGACTCGCCGCTGGACCTCCGCGCGGTGGGCCGCGAGATGGAAGCGCTCATCCGCGCCCGCGGGGTCCCCCTGCCCACGCGCGAGCTGCGCTGGTCGGGGGCGGAGCTGCTCGCGGTGGTGCGCCGCGAGGCGCCGACGCTCGAGACCGAGGTGATGGCCATCCCCGTCGCCCACGAGCGCCGCGCGATGGAGGCCGCCGTCCTCATCCCCCATGCCGTGGAGGCGGTGGCCGCCATGAAAGCACTGGGCTACGCGACCGCCATCTGGACCAACAACGACCGCGTGGTCGCGGACTTCGTGCTCGCGCGCTTCGGGCTCCTGCCCCACCTCGACCTCGTGGTGACGCGCGACGATGTGGTGCAGATCAAGCCCGATCCCGACGGCCTCCGCGTGGTCCGCGCGCGCTGGCCCGACGCATCCCGCATCGTCGTGATCGGCGACTCCTGGGTGGACGGCGCCGCCGCCCAGGCGGGCGGCGCGCCCTTCATCGCGTATCGCGCGGACCACGCGGAGCTCGCCCGCCGGGGCGTGACGGCCACCGCCTCGATCTGGTCCCTGCTCGACCTGCCCGCCGCCCTCGGCTAG